From Micromonospora sp. NBC_01699, a single genomic window includes:
- a CDS encoding class F sortase — MARPSSAGRPANPSRSTNQSRSGAGQPRSTGAPSRPADQSWWTSDHTRPTTARRPGPAPAPARTVAQPAPRPRPGRSEKPSRRRWIGPLAVVLVLVGVFATGAGLGQSGGSLWATLLSRSDRPPPLDFPVLEPSPPIKVEIDSIDVRAPVHRVGLADDGSIAVPALDKHNETGWYERGPTPGQFGPAIIVGHADTRDGPSVFHDLSKLRPGARIRVTREDRSVAIFEVNSVEHFDKAKLPDDRLYGSYERPALRLITCGGQWIGGSIGYADNIVAFASLVDSRDA; from the coding sequence ATGGCCCGCCCGTCCTCCGCCGGCCGCCCGGCCAACCCGTCCCGGTCGACCAACCAGTCCCGCTCGGGCGCTGGTCAGCCCCGGTCCACCGGGGCACCGTCCCGCCCGGCGGACCAGTCCTGGTGGACGTCGGACCACACCCGTCCGACCACCGCTCGCCGCCCCGGCCCGGCCCCGGCCCCGGCCCGTACGGTCGCCCAGCCGGCGCCCCGACCCCGGCCCGGTCGCTCGGAGAAGCCCAGCCGCCGCCGCTGGATCGGGCCGCTGGCGGTGGTCCTCGTGCTGGTCGGCGTCTTCGCCACCGGTGCCGGGCTCGGGCAGTCCGGCGGCAGCCTCTGGGCCACCCTGCTGAGCCGATCGGACCGACCGCCGCCGCTGGACTTCCCGGTGCTGGAGCCGAGTCCACCGATCAAGGTGGAGATCGACTCGATAGACGTACGGGCGCCGGTGCACCGGGTCGGGCTCGCCGACGACGGTTCGATCGCCGTACCGGCGCTGGACAAACACAACGAGACCGGCTGGTACGAGCGCGGCCCCACGCCGGGGCAGTTCGGCCCGGCGATCATCGTCGGTCACGCGGACACCCGCGACGGCCCCTCGGTCTTCCACGACCTGTCCAAGCTCCGCCCCGGCGCCCGGATCAGGGTGACCCGCGAGGACCGTTCGGTAGCCATCTTCGAGGTCAACTCGGTCGAGCACTTCGACAAGGCCAAGCTCCCGGATGACCGACTCTACGGCTCGTACGAGCGCCCGGCGCTGCGCCTGATCACCTGCGGCGGCCAATGGATCGGCGGCAGCATCGGGTACGCGGACAACATCGTCGCCTTCGCCTCCCTGGTCGACTCCCGCGACGCCTGA
- a CDS encoding DEAD/DEAH box helicase: MTLTDQLPGSPDPDLLFDAFANWAKDQGLTLYPHQEEALIEIVSGANVILSTPTGSGKSLVATGAHFAALAGDRVSFYTAPIKALVSEKFFALCDVFGAENVGMLTGDASVNEDAPIICCTAEILANIALRDGDQADVGLVIMDEFHFYAEPDRGWAWQVPLIELPQAQFVLMSATLGDVSRFTDDLSRRTGRDTAVVKNAERPVPLLFSYVTTPMHETLEELLTTHQAPVYVVHFTQAAALERAQALMSINISTRAEKDAIAEAIGNFRFTAGFGRTLSRLVRHGIGVHHAGMLPKYRRLVETLAQAGLLKVICGTDTLGVGINVPIRTVLFTALSKYDGIRTRLLKAREFHQIAGRAGRAGFDTMGRVVVQAPEHVIENEKALAKAGDDPKKRRKVVRKKPPEGSIGWGQPTYERLIEAEPETLTSSFHVSHSMLLNVISRPGDAFAAMRHLLTDNHEEKAAQRKHIRRAIAIYRALLAGGVVEQLDEPDASGRRVRLTVDLQFDFALNQPLSPFALAAIELLDTESPTYPLDALSVIEATLDDPRQILSAQQFKARGEAVQQMKADGIEYEARMELLNDVTHPKPLAELLDAAYEMYRQGHPWVADHQLAPKAVVRDMYERAMTFVEYVAFYGLSRSEGLVLRYLADAYKAVKQTVPEDAKTEELIDLIEWLGELVRQVDSSLIDEWERLRNPTEEGVEQVVDLRPPAVTGNLRAFRVLVRNAMFRRVELAALRRYDELGELDAEFGWTGDDWADALEPYFEAYDEIGTGPAARGPALLLLDQQRDKWTVRQIFDDPNGDHDWGISAEIDLAASDEAGAAVVRVTEVGQL, from the coding sequence ATGACGCTCACCGATCAGCTGCCGGGCAGCCCCGACCCAGACCTGCTCTTCGACGCCTTCGCCAACTGGGCCAAGGATCAGGGGCTCACCCTCTACCCCCATCAGGAAGAGGCGCTGATCGAGATCGTCTCGGGCGCCAACGTCATCCTGAGCACCCCGACCGGCTCCGGTAAGAGCCTGGTGGCGACCGGTGCCCACTTCGCCGCCCTCGCCGGTGACCGGGTCAGCTTCTACACCGCCCCGATCAAGGCGCTGGTGTCGGAGAAGTTCTTCGCCCTCTGCGACGTCTTCGGCGCGGAGAACGTCGGCATGCTCACCGGCGACGCCAGCGTCAACGAGGACGCGCCGATCATCTGCTGCACCGCCGAGATCCTCGCCAACATCGCGCTGCGCGACGGCGACCAGGCCGACGTCGGACTCGTGATCATGGACGAGTTCCACTTCTACGCCGAGCCGGACCGGGGCTGGGCCTGGCAGGTGCCGCTGATCGAGCTGCCCCAGGCGCAGTTTGTGCTGATGTCGGCCACGCTGGGCGATGTCAGCCGGTTCACCGATGACCTGTCTCGGCGTACCGGGCGGGACACCGCCGTGGTCAAGAACGCCGAACGGCCGGTGCCACTGCTTTTCTCGTACGTGACCACGCCGATGCACGAGACGCTCGAAGAGCTGCTCACCACCCACCAGGCGCCGGTCTACGTCGTGCACTTCACCCAGGCGGCGGCCCTGGAACGAGCCCAGGCGCTGATGAGCATCAACATCTCCACCCGGGCCGAGAAGGACGCCATCGCCGAGGCGATCGGCAACTTCCGGTTCACCGCCGGCTTCGGCCGTACGCTGTCCCGGCTGGTCCGGCACGGCATCGGCGTACACCACGCGGGCATGCTGCCGAAGTACCGCCGACTGGTGGAGACGCTGGCCCAGGCCGGACTACTCAAGGTCATCTGCGGTACGGACACCCTCGGCGTCGGCATCAACGTGCCGATCCGGACCGTGCTGTTCACCGCCCTGTCGAAATACGACGGCATACGGACCAGGCTGCTCAAGGCGCGCGAGTTCCACCAGATCGCCGGGCGGGCCGGTCGGGCCGGGTTCGACACCATGGGCCGGGTGGTGGTGCAGGCCCCCGAGCACGTGATCGAGAACGAGAAGGCCCTCGCCAAGGCGGGCGACGACCCGAAGAAGCGGCGCAAGGTGGTCCGCAAGAAGCCACCGGAGGGCTCGATCGGCTGGGGCCAGCCGACGTACGAGCGGCTGATCGAGGCCGAGCCGGAAACGCTCACCTCCAGCTTCCACGTCAGCCACTCGATGCTGCTCAACGTGATCAGCCGGCCCGGTGACGCGTTCGCCGCCATGCGGCACCTGCTCACCGACAACCACGAGGAGAAGGCCGCCCAGCGCAAGCACATCCGCCGGGCGATCGCCATCTACCGGGCGCTGCTCGCCGGTGGCGTGGTCGAACAACTCGACGAGCCGGACGCGTCCGGCCGGCGGGTCCGGCTGACCGTCGACCTCCAGTTCGACTTCGCGCTCAACCAGCCGCTGTCGCCGTTCGCGCTGGCCGCGATCGAGCTGCTGGACACGGAGTCGCCGACGTACCCGCTCGACGCCCTGTCGGTCATCGAGGCGACCCTGGACGACCCGCGCCAGATTCTCTCCGCCCAGCAGTTCAAGGCGCGCGGCGAGGCAGTCCAGCAGATGAAGGCCGACGGCATCGAGTACGAGGCCCGGATGGAGCTGCTCAACGACGTCACCCACCCCAAGCCGCTGGCCGAACTGCTCGACGCCGCGTACGAGATGTACCGGCAGGGCCATCCGTGGGTCGCCGACCACCAGCTCGCCCCGAAGGCCGTCGTCCGGGACATGTACGAGCGCGCGATGACCTTCGTCGAGTACGTCGCCTTCTACGGGCTGTCCCGCTCCGAGGGGCTGGTCCTGCGCTACCTGGCCGACGCGTACAAGGCGGTCAAACAGACCGTGCCCGAGGACGCCAAGACCGAGGAGCTGATCGACCTCATCGAGTGGCTGGGCGAGCTGGTCCGCCAGGTCGACTCCAGCCTGATCGACGAGTGGGAGCGGCTGCGCAACCCGACCGAGGAGGGCGTCGAGCAGGTGGTCGACCTGCGCCCGCCGGCCGTCACCGGCAACCTGCGCGCGTTCCGGGTGCTCGTACGCAACGCGATGTTCCGCCGGGTCGAACTGGCCGCCCTGCGCCGCTACGACGAGCTGGGCGAGTTGGACGCCGAGTTCGGCTGGACCGGTGACGACTGGGCCGACGCGCTGGAGCCCTACTTCGAGGCGTACGACGAGATCGGCACCGGTCCGGCGGCGCGCGGCCCGGCGTTGCTCCTGCTCGACCAGCAGCGGGACAAATGGACGGTCCGGCAGATCTTCGACGACCCGAACGGCGACCACGACTGGGGCATCAGCGCGGAGATCGACCTGGCCGCCTCCGACGAGGCCGGCGCGGCGGTCGTCCGGGTGACCGAGGTCGGCCAGCTCTAG
- the trmB gene encoding tRNA (guanosine(46)-N7)-methyltransferase TrmB: protein MTSTDHPPTDTTVPARQVVGIRTFHPRRGRLSGRHLDALDRLWPSWGLMVPDPPEVQVDLSTLFGRRAPVVLEIGSGMGDATVTMAAADSGRDYLAVEVHTPGIANLLAVTERRALTNVRVARGDAIELLHCLPEASLDAVHVFFPDPWPKARHHKRRLVQPAHVELLCSRLVAGGTLHCATDWPEYAQQMRQTLTDEPALVNAYAGYAPRPEHRPVTKFERRALAAGRPIFDLIFRRR, encoded by the coding sequence GTGACCTCCACCGACCACCCCCCGACCGACACCACCGTGCCCGCACGGCAGGTCGTCGGGATCCGCACCTTCCATCCCCGCCGGGGTCGACTCAGCGGGCGGCATCTCGACGCGCTGGACCGGCTCTGGCCCAGTTGGGGACTGATGGTGCCGGACCCACCCGAGGTGCAGGTGGATCTGTCCACCCTGTTCGGTCGCCGGGCCCCGGTGGTGCTGGAGATCGGCTCCGGAATGGGCGACGCCACCGTGACGATGGCGGCCGCCGACTCTGGCCGAGACTATCTCGCGGTCGAGGTGCACACGCCGGGAATCGCGAACCTGCTGGCGGTCACCGAACGTCGCGCGCTGACCAACGTACGGGTGGCCCGGGGCGATGCGATCGAGCTGCTGCACTGCCTGCCCGAGGCGAGCCTGGACGCGGTGCACGTCTTCTTCCCCGACCCGTGGCCGAAGGCGCGGCACCACAAGCGCCGGCTGGTCCAGCCGGCCCACGTCGAGCTGCTCTGCTCCCGGCTCGTTGCCGGCGGAACCCTGCACTGCGCCACCGACTGGCCCGAGTACGCCCAGCAGATGCGCCAGACGCTCACCGACGAACCCGCCCTGGTCAACGCGTACGCCGGGTACGCGCCCCGGCCCGAGCACCGCCCGGTGACCAAGTTCGAACGGCGTGCGCTGGCCGCCGGCCGCCCGATCTTCGACCTGATCTTCCGCCGCCGCTGA